Proteins encoded together in one Cicer arietinum cultivar CDC Frontier isolate Library 1 chromosome 4, Cicar.CDCFrontier_v2.0, whole genome shotgun sequence window:
- the LOC101513365 gene encoding GATA transcription factor 8 encodes MVGPNFMDELDCGSFFDQIDDLLDFPVDDVDTANASLPSVASAGNCNSLASIWPSESHSFPASDSVFSGNSASDLSAELSVPYEDIVQLEWLSNFVEDSFSEGSLTMKKIEQQPSSCATKEDSVHNQFQTSSPVSVLESSSSSSGGKTTGIYIPVPCGRARTKRPRPATFNPRSAMQLISPTSSFVGENMQPNVISTKASLEFENVVESQIVGKKPKLASGESKKKKKMKMPLPAAPADSNQDASQPIRKCMHCEITKTPQWRAGPMGPKTLCNACGVRYKSGRLFPEYRPAASPTFCPSLHSNSHKKVLEMRCKDIENSGFESHSAASPELIPNTNNILTLEYM; translated from the exons ATGGTTGGACCAAACTTCATGGATGAGTTAGACTGCGGCAGCTTCTTTGACCAAATCGATGACCTCCTTGATTTCCCCGTCGACGACGTTGATACTGCTAACGCCTCCTTGCCGTCCGTCGCCTCCGCCGGAAACTGCAACTCGCTTGCGAGTATCTGGCCTTCTGAGTCCCACTCATTTCCTGCCTCCGACTCGGTGTTTTCCGGCAATAGTGCCTCGGACCTCTCGGCGGAGCTCTCCGTTCCG TATGAAGACATTGTTCAATTGGAGTGGCTATCGAATTTTGTGGAGGACTCATTTTCTGAGGGGAGTCTCACAATGAAGAAAATTGAGCAGCAGCCATCATCATGTGCTACAAAGGAGGACTCTGTGCATAACCAATTCCAGACATCAAGTCCAGTTTCTGTCCTTGAAAGCAGCAGTTCCTCCTCTGGTGGAAAGACGACCGGGATTTACATCCCTGTGCCTTGTGGACGTGCACGCACCAAGCGTCCACGTCCCGCGACATTCAACCCTCGTTCGGCCATGCAGCTCATTTCCCCTACTTCCTCCTTTGTAGGGGAGAATATGCAGCCTAATGTTATCTCCACCAAGGCATCTTTAGAGTTCGAAAACGTTGTTGAGTCTCAAATTGTGGGCAAGAAACCAAAGCTTGCTTCTGGAGAgtcaaagaagaaaaagaaaatgaagatgCCACTTCCTGCAGCTCCAGCTGACAGCAATCAGGATGCTTCACAACCTATTAGGAAATGCATGCATTGTGAGATAACCAAGACACCACAATGGAGGGCAGGGCCAATGGGGCCAAAAACACTCTGCAATGCTTGTGGTGTTCGCTACAAGTCGGGCCGACTTTTCCCCGAATACCGGCCTGCTGCTAGTCCAACATTTTGTCCATCGTTGCACTCCAATTCGCACAAGAAGGTCCTTGAAATGAGATGCAAGGATATCGAGAACTCCGGTTTCGAATCCCATTCAGCTGCATCACCTGAACTCATTCCAAACACTAACAACATTCTCACCTTGGAATACATGTGA